The genomic segment ACAAGTTAAAGAGGTCCATGATAGCTAACTTCGGTATTAGAAAATAGGTGGTACAttaactaaattacaattttaactCTTATTTCTTATTTAAGGGTGCAGTTGTTTCATGGAAAACAGCTTGGTCAATCAAAAATGACTTGCAAGTCAACGGAGAATAGTCTCTTTTaactgtaaaatgacttaccctcTTAAAAAGCGCAAGTCATTTTCTGGAAAAGACCTcctttatgggtaattttatttttatataaaaattaacttaaatcaagtttaatattattatattaataatactttttaatttttaattttaaaatatttaaataatatttttcatatattgttgaaaagtatttaatattaatatattgataataaatatctattacaattataaatatattaataataaatgttataaaggttaaaatatgccataagtccaTGTACTCTTAACAAATTTGGAACTTAGTCCTTGTACttctatttttaagaatttagtccctgtactttttagATTTGGAAACCAAGTCTAATTGTTagcattgttaattttttttgtcaattttgttgatgtcacatttttaaataaaaactatccACTtcgtagtcatgtaactaaaaaatgacgtaatgaacttgaatttaacaaaatattttttatagtgttaataattaaacctgaattttgatatctaaaaagtaggattaaatttccaaaaataaaagtacatggactaaattttaaGTTTACGAAGAGTATaaggacttatgacatattttaacttagtataaaatatgaatattttaattatataaatatacatatttgtttAAGTAATGCTTAGCTTGATTTGTCTCTTACAACTCTAATGTGTCAATATGTACTctcatatatgtaatttaaattaagttttaattaagcattatttattattaagtttatatatgacTTTGATTATCacaaaatattatcttattatagAATAAATTTCGATTGTCAAAAGGAAATTGTGCTATAATATATTGCAACAAATATATTTATGCCATCTTTGTTTCACAAAGAACAACTTTTAGAAAATGATTTTAGGAAAACTTGCCAAACtacggaaaatattttatagAGAATCattcaaacaccagaaaatatcatcttttccaaaaattcaatatatttttcagaaatcatttttcggaagttgttttcaatgaaacaaacacaaCCTAAATATCTTATGATAATGCCAATGACTTTTCGCTTTTTGATGATTACAGTCTTCACCATTTTGAAATCTTTATTTTCAGTATATTAGAGCTTGTTAGGTTTTCTAGGAGAATAATTGGCGCTGAATTAGAAGGAAAATGAGGAATTAAGCATTTGTAGTGTATCTTATGATATTACAAGCTGGAGGTTCTGGTAAAATGATTTTTGGCAACATGTATAAGCCATGTATAGGCCATGATGTTTGAAACTGAAATTGTACATGACAAGTTGAAATTTATAATGTGTATTCTAATCCATTATCTGTTGTTAAATTTGGTCAGCACTCGCCAGGGCTTCctgttactttttttttgttttaattattttttgaatgtGTAAAATATTCTCTATGGTCATACAAATTCAACTACTTGTCATTCTGTAAACAGGCTCGTGATGCTGCAATGGCTGTGCAGGGAAAAATTGTAGATCACCAGCGTAAGAAAGGCAAAGGTATGTACTGCTAATTTGTGTTTATTAAAGGTTGTCCTACAGCCACTGCCCCTCTATGTTCCCTCTAGAACTCAGTCTTAGtttcttccccttttttttattatacttttacaGTTCATCTTGTAAATGGCTCATTTAATTTGGGTGCATTTTTCATCTTTAGCAAGTTTGCGGAAACTTGATGAACAACCAGAGCGGTTAAGGGGAGGAAAGCTTCGTGATTATCAGCTTGAGGGTTTGAATTTTCTTGTTAACAGGTATATACGTGTTTCTATTGATTTAGGTTAGGCATTTTTTTTTGATTTAGGTTAGGCATTTTTTTTTTACGGGAAATGATTATCTGAATTCTGAATCCCTGAGCATCTGATATATAATTAATGAATGTTCTTCGTGTTCACATAACAGTTGGAGAAATGATACTAATGTCATCTTAGCTGATGAAATGGGTCTTGGTAAAACTGTCCAGTCGGTATCTATGCTTGGTTTCTTACAGGTAAACCTGGTCTTCTAAGAACAGCTGGGTTATTATTCTGAATTGTATGGCTTTCcgttgatatttttattttttagaatgcTCAACAAATCCCTGGACCATTTCTTGTGGTTGTTCCATTATCAACCTTATCAAACTGGTCTAAAGAATTCAAGAAGTGGCTTCCAGATATGAATGTTATTGTATACGTTGGTACTCGTGCAAGCCGAGAGGTGAGTCCTGTTTTTCTTGTATGTTTGCTCGTTTTATTCAATATATCTGACAATTGGAGTGggtttaatatgtttttatatgtcACTGTTCTGTCTCCACCCAAATATACcctttttgttgatttttatctGCCTATGAAGTTATAATTTTCTGTTAGAACGTCTGGTACTGGTTGCTTTGTATCTTAACTAAGGTGGGTGGTAGTTAAAATATTTTGAACCCTTCCTCACTccaattttattctttttacatttttattttcttttgctgGCAGGTTTGTCAGCAATATGAATTTTACAATGACAAGAAAATTGGCAGACCTATAAAATTTAATACCCTGTTAACTACGTTCGAGGTAGTTCTGAAGGATAAGGCAGTGCTGTCTAAGATAAAGTGGAACTATTTGATGGTTGATGAAGCTCATAGGTTGAAGAATAGTGAGGCACAGTTATACACAACGCTTTCAGTATGCGATATTTGATCCCTTCCTGCCGTAAATAATTATATTGGTTATGTTAATATGATTAATATTGAATGGGGCCTTTCTGTTTTCTCAGGAATTTAGTACTAAGAACAAGTTGCTAATTACTGGAACTCCATTACAGAACAGCGTTGAGGAGCTATggtattattttcttttactttgtacTACTATGAGATTTTGCCAATTTTAGATGTAGATTTTGATACTAGttttttatatgcatataaaagAAGAGAATCTATCAAAGCTGAAATTTCTTCTGATATCAACTTTATATGTTGCATTTAGACAATGGGAGTTTCTGTGCCTGCTTTTAATTGTTGTTTTATAACCATAGCCTCTTGAGGATAAAATTCTTTTGCCTAACTTTAATCTTGTTAATATTTGcactttataactttttaaactCATCTTTCCTCACTATTTCTGGTTGACCGCATGATTATCTTTGTTCTTTTTGTCTCTCTTGTGAAATGTTACTGGGTAGCTGAATAAtagttgtttttatttatttaaatttttagtaaTAAAATGATACCAACCTTTTTATTGGCAAACCAATAATTCTATTCATTTCAAACTTGGAATCTAGCATGGGGAACAGACTTGCAAATCCTTTTCAACTGGCTGATGAATAGTCTTGTATGCTTCTTCAGATagtattttccattattttcatcCCTGAATCTTCTTTTGATAGGGCTCTGCTTCATTTCCTTGATCCTCACAAGTTTGAAAGTAAGGATGATTTTGTTCAAAATTACAAGAACCTTAGCACATTTAATGAAAATGAGGTATGCCATTAGAAGTTATTGCATCCTTTTGTCATTTTTCCTAGGTTATGTTATATTTTACTTGATCTAAAACCAAAATCTGTATTTAATTTGCATGTAGCTTGCTAATCTTCACATGGAATTGAGGCCTCACATTCTTCGAAGAGTTATCAAGGATGTGGAGAAATCTTTGCCTCCAAAAATTGAGCGTATCCTTAGGGTTGAGATGTCCCCGCTTCAGAAACAGTAAGAACTGTAAACTGCTTGCGAAGTTATGCATCTTTCTATTGCATCAACACATGAAACTATTCATATTTATGCAGGTACTATAGGTGGATTTTGGAACGCAACTTCCATGACTTAAACAAGGGTGTTCGTGGCAATCAGGTTAGTATCATGTATCATTTCGCTGCTTGAAAACTTTACTTGTGCAGCTTTTTGTGGTTTTTGTCTTCTTTCTTCCGATGTTTGGTTGTCATTTGATTTTACTACCAATAAAAGCATGCAGTATATAGCGAAGGTGAGTATTTTTGTaattgtttataaattttttcttctctttctgtTATTCTCAAGCAGTGCTACCCATCGTAGAAAATTGATGTAGGACTTTTCTCTTAAATTGCAGGTCTCACTTTTAAATATAGTGGTTGAATTGAAGAAATGCTGCAATCATCCCTTTCTGTTTGAAAGTGCTGATCATGGTTATGGCGGGGACACTAGCATGAATGATATTAGTAAATTGGAAAGAATTATATTAAGCAGTGGGAAGCTAGTCATACTTGACAAGTTGCTTACCAGGTTGCATGAAACAAAGCATAGAGTTCTAGTCTTTTCCCAGGTTTGTATTGGACTTGGCAATTTGTGTATCCATGTTGTGTTCATGTCCATGTTATTTTCTAGTGTCATAAACATGTTTaaggtattatatatattttaatatgttaaGAATCCGTGTTATTAGATTTTAACATTTTCCTGTACTTAGTGTTGTTTGTGTTGCATCCAATATTGTCAGGTCTTACTTTTTCATACTTGTTGGCCACTTGTTTAGTAGTCTTTTACTCTTTTATGCTATTTTTGGGAACTTAGAGGGAAAGGAAAATCAAGGTGGGGTTGAAGAGGGAGAATGAGAGGGTATGGTTTGCCTTTTTTGGCTTCCTGAATATACTGGAAGGGAAGAGAAAGATGGTTAATGTGGCACAACTTGTTTGGTCAAGTATTGGAAAGGAAAGGAGATgataatttggtatattttgtattTGCATCCTTTATGAGTTATAAGAAGAAACCAAAGCTGACATTAAATTGTTGTTCTAAAGCAAAAGCTTTTAATGAGGTAAATAGGTAATAACTCCCCTCCAGATACTCTCTATTGCAGAAAATGGTGGCTTGGCTTTACGAGTATCTCCTAATACCTTCTTTATTAATCTCAATTATTTGAAACTGAACCACTCTTCCTTCATCCCTTCACTTTCCTGGGTACTGTAATTTGTGTATGTGCTAGTATACATATGTGCATCCATACACTTGCACAATGTGTGTGTGTGTTAAGAATTGGTGTTATTGTATTTGTTAATATAGGTAGATGAGTCATTAGGTTTCTGGAAATTATCTAGTCTGAGTTCTTGAGGGAAACAGAGAAAGCTGAATAGAGGAAGTATTGTATCTGTATGTTTTATTATAGTTtactttattatcattttttttctctcttctaatTCTATATTTCTAATCCCATGATGGATGGGTGTTTAAAGTTGTCCTCTGGATATTATAAGACTGTGCTAGCTGGCCTTTATGTTTTTAGTTGACGGTAAGTCTGATTAAGTTTTGCAATCTTGTGTTGTACTTGTCATGTTCTGCAAAATGGTAAAAATTGCCAGATGGTTAGAATGCTGGATATACTAGCCGAGTACTTGTTGCTCAGAGGATTCCAATTTCAGAGGCTTGATGGTAGTACAAAGGCAGAGTTACGACAGCAAGCTATGGATCATTTCAATGCACCTGGAAGTGATGATTTCTGCTTCCTTCTTTCTACTCGGGCTGGTGGCCTTGGTATAAACCTTGCAACTGCGGACACTGTTATAATATTTGATTCTGACTGGAATCCCCAAAATGACTTGCAGGTCTCAAACTTGATATTCTGTTTTCCCAAGCATAATTTTCTATCTTATGGTGAAAATTTAGTAGCCTTGTTTATGCTTACCGTTTTATTTTGCTTCAGGCAATGAGTAGAGCTCATAGAATTGGGCAACGTGAAGTTGTCAACATTTTCAGATTTGTGACTAGCAAAAGTGTTGAGGAAGACATCCTGGAGCGAGCTAAAAAGAAGATGGTCATTCACCTTAACCTGATTGAATTTGTTCATAGAATTGGAAATTTCCACATATAAGTATTCATCATGTGTTAGTGAAGAGAGCCTAACTTAATTTTCTTGTTAGGTATTTAAAGTGAGTAATTTAATGTGTTTTCTTGCTTGGTGCTTTCTACAGGTGCTTGACCATTTGGTGATCCAAAAATTAAATGCTGAGGGTAGATTGGagagaaaagaaacaaagaaagggAGTCATTTTGACAAGGTAAGGACTTGTCTTGAAGTAATTATTCAAGTATGAAGGCTTATATGTTTTATCTCTGGATTTTGATTGTTGGAATTCACCAACATGATTGGCCTCTTCTTTCCTTAATATATGCTCTTGCTATTCAAGTTTTTAATACTTTTTGATCTTTAACGCAATTCAAATCTCTTTTACCATTTCAGAATGAGCTATCAGCAATTTTGAGATTTGGGGCTGAAGAGTTGTTCAAGGAGGACAGAAATGATGAAGAAAGCAAAAAAAGGCTGTTAGGTATGGATATAGATGAAATTCTTGAAAGGGCAGAGAAGGTTGAGGAGAAAGTGGGTGAGGaggaagggaatgaattgttgaGTGCTTTTAAGGCAAGCAACTTATGCTTTTTTACAGTGGACTTTTTTTGTAATAGGTGTATAGGTTCTTTCTTGTGTAACTGGTTTCTATTTCTTCCATCAAGCTCAGGTTGCTAATTTCTGTAATGCTGAAGATGATGGTACTTTCTGGAGTCGTTGGATAAAACCAGATGCTATTGCACAAGCTGAGGTATTATCGTGATATTCTTTTATCAATCTTATTCTATGAAAAGTTTCTTGAATGCCTACTTGtacatttttaacttttatgttTGTTTCTGACATTTAGTTGGatccatttattatttttttgcattAGGATGCTCTGGCTCCTCGTGCTGCAAGGAATACCAAGAGTTATGCTGAGACAAGTCAACCTGAGAGAAGtaacaaaagaaagaagaagggcTCTGATTCTCAGGAGCTTCAGGAGAGAGTACAAAAGCACCGTAAAGCAGAATATTCCGCTCCCTTGGCACCAATGATTGAGGGAGCAACTGCTCAAGTGAGAGGATGGTCTTATGGGAACCTGCCTAAAAGAGATGCTCTGCGCTTTTCTCGAGCAGTAGGTTTCTTGGTCTTCTGGAATTTGTCTGGCATATAAAACATATTTCTCTATTCATCGTATTTCCTATGCAATCTTGCAACATATTACTGATATTGCTGCTATCCACTATCTGGAGACACGTTTTCCTTTTTTGGTTCAACTCTTTTACCAAATATCTACATCCAACGTGGATATGTTCAATTTTTCCTAGACTTTCATATATTTGGAGAGTCCTCAGTAGATCATATCTCCATACCCATGTCTGGATATCCATCATACACGAGTATTTCTAGCAAGATGGAGAGTTGGAGTAACATAAGTACACATTCTTACTCCATCAGCCCGTTCCTCCTGATTAGAAATGTCATGTTCTATCCTTCTGCATGTCTTCTTTAATTTGTTGCATTTGCCTCTTCAATTATTGTAGGTTCTGCTGACTGATTTTATgcgtttttgtttttgaaatttccTTTTGCTCCAAAAATCAGGTTATGAAATTTGGGAATGAGAACCAAATCACTTTGATAGCAGAGGAAGTTGGTGGTGCTGTTGCAGCAGCTCCAATTGATGCACAGATTGAGCTTTTCCAAGCTTTGGTTGAAGGATGTAGAGAAGCAGTTGAAGTAGGAAATGCAGAACCTAAGGTTTGTTCTATCAGTTACAAAtggtattttgttttttaattcttCATTGGCGTGCATCATCCAGTTAAATTGTAGGCCCTTCTGTTATTCTGTTCTTTTGTGTGGTAATTACATTCAGGGACCATTATTGGACTTCTTTGGCGTCCCTGTTAAGGCGAATGATCTGTTCAATCGTGTCCAAGAACTTCAGTTGTTAGCAAAGCGAATAAGTCGGTATGAAGATCCTATAAGACAGTTCCGTGTGTTGATGTACCTTAAACCCTCTAATTGGTCCAAGGGGTGCGGATGGAATCAGAGTATGTATATCCCATTTATGCTTTTCTCTGTTCtgtgaatttaattaaatgaaaattgctGTGGACTTATCATACCTTCTGTTATTGCCAGCAGTTGATGATGCAAGATTGCTTCTGGGAATACACTACCATGGATTCGGAAATTGGGAAAGGATAAGATTAGATGAAAGGCTTGGCCTCACGAAGAAGATTGCTCCTGCTGAACTTCAACACCATGAAACCTTTCTGCCACGAGCCCCAAATTTGAAGGAACGTGCTAATGCACTTTTGGAAATGGTACTCTTCCAATTTCAATATAAGGGAGTGTAATTCTTACTGCTTTGGCTAGAGTAGTTCTTACTGTATTgaaaaatgaattcatttattttcttaatatatgTACTTTACACACGCTCACACACgcatttatatgtatatgtattttctGTTGTGTTTGCTACAGATTCCTTCTTTTGAAAATTTCTTGCTATATTTACTTGTAtgcaaatattttgtttttggtaGAGAATAACCAAACTGCTTTTTTCTTTGACCTCATAAGTCATAATTGGTTTATCTGTGTTACTTGAATTCAGTGTTGGATACAAGTATGTGTTTGATACGAGTATGGTCTGTTTTTTAAAAGCTTTTCCATGTATTTTAAGGATCATTGGAGGGGCTTATATCCCCTTATCTATGTCCGGTGATGCATCAGAAATGGGtacttcaagaaaaacaaagattTGGAACAAAATGGGTTTTTATTACCAGTGAACCAAATTAGTGGAAGCTTACAAATTTTCTATTGTGTGGTTGATATTTCTCTGATTGTTTAATGCACATACATCAGTGTTTCTTGCATGCTGTTATCCTAAGCTTTAAGCTTCTATTTGTGCTAATTGTCCAATTTAAATTGTCTGGTACTTTCTCCACAGGAAGTTGCTGCAATCGGTGGTGGTAAGACTGCTAGTACCAAAGCTGGTCGAAAGGcttcaaagaaagaaaagcaGAATACTCTTAAGGTATCAATATCTCGTGGAAGAGATACGAAGGGGAAACCGGGTTCTCCTAAAGTCGGTTTTAAAATGAGTAGGGACAGGCATAAGAGGCCTCAGAAAGTTGAACTAGTTAAAGAAGAGGGCGAAATGTCTGACAATGAGGGGGTATATGAGCACTTTAAAGAAGTGAAGTGGATGGAGTGGTGTGAAGATGTTATGATTGATGAAATAAAAACCCTTCGTCGTCTCCAAAGATTGCAGACTACCAGTGCTGATCTTCCCAAGGATAAGGTTTGCCAATCTTGTTTTAGATTTCTTTGGTATTTGTTATTGGTTTTGTGAACTGAAGTTGCATTGAAAAGTTCTACTTCCTTCCAGGTGCTTTCAAAAATTCGGAATTATCTGCAGCTTCTTGGAAGGAAGATAGATGAAATTGTCTTGGAACATGAAGATGAGCTCTATAGACAAGATAGTATGTGGTTCTTCTTGCTGTTTAATTGTGTTTTCTGTTTATTAGTTTTATCACGTTTTTGCATATGCATTGGATCTCTCATATGCGCATTCACGATTTTAAACATTTAAAGATTCTAGATGTCTGATAAGTCcatttattttgatttcaattcaCGTTGCAGGGATGACTATGCGCTTATGGAACTATGTCTCTACATTCTCGAATCTTTCTGGTGAGAGGCTGCATCAGATTTATTCCAAACTTAAGCAGGAGCGGGAAGAAGAGGGAGGGGATGGACCCTCCCGTATCAATGGTGCTATACCTGGTCATGTTGATAGAGACGGTGACCCTAACTACCCCCCTTTCTCACATTCTGTTGAGAAGCAAAGAGGGTACAAGAATGCAGTGGCATATCAAACATCACAACCAATACACAAAGGCATTGATGCTGCAAAGTTTGAAGCTTGGAAACGACGGCGGAGAGCAGAAGGGGATATCCATCCCCAACTCCAGCCCTCGGCTCAAAGACCTACGAACAATGGTATCCAATTGGTAGATCCAAACTCCTTGGGGATTCTTGGGGCAGGACCATCAGATAAATGTCTTGTTAATAATGAGAGACCGTATCGGATGCATTAAACTGGATTTGCACAATGGCAATGCTTGCCATGGGGCATCAACTACAGTAAGCTTTTTGTGCTGTGCTGGATGATACTTGAGCCTTTGAATATTGGGTGGGATTCCTTTTTGGGCATGGAAATAAAAGTTGGTATTTAAAGTTGAGTGTTTATGGGTGGATTTAAGGAGGTGTATCCACCAGGTGGGAGTTGAATCCATGTAAAAAGTCAGCTGAGCTAAAAAAGGTTTTACTAACATGTGCAGGGCATGCCGGAGCGGCCTTTCCACAATTTATTCTTTTTACAGTTTCTTTTTGGTAGTGAATCCAGTAATTTGTTTAATTGTATAGCGCAAAAGTGGCaggagaaaaaaatttgaaatgaatatGCAAGGAAAAAAGTGTACATTatcatttttgaatatttttatttgacaacATTCAAATTTTGTTGGCAATAATAATGGGTATGAGTTTGCTTGCTTTTTTGTTTTACGTTGAGAGGCAGGGGTGGCGTTTTTTTGCTTTATAATAGTGGTTTCAGGAAATTTGTACTTGCTTTACAATAGAGCATGTTATGGTATGAATTTGCTTGCTTTATCCCTTATTCCCTCTAATGCACTCGTTTGAGAATCGAAACAGAAACTTGTGATTGCCAACACAACCCAAAGCACTGTGAGAAGCTCTCTCCACACAAAAAGTCTTATTGCAGATTTTGATTGGTACAAAAGAAGTGGTAAGAAGTTGGGATTTTAATTCTGGAGTCCCATATCAGATTTAACCATACCACCAACATTAGAGACCGATTCAAGTTCCTTGAGTTCTCCTCCTATATCAAACATTAGAAACCAATACAGTGAATAAAGCAATCATATTTATATTAGTGCTTCACTCTTACAACatgtctttctttgatggtgatgaatCTTGTGGACTACGCTCGTGCTGTTTTAAATAACTCCTCCCACTTTTCTGGATCGGTTCCCGGACCTTCCCCCTGCCACGTAAATTCAATATCTTCATTTTGGCAAACCAACTTATCAACCAAAAATATGCTTAATAACTTCTAGTGAGATTCTAAAATGATGTCAGTACCCTCAAACAAGGAATTCACATAACTCTACTCATTTCTCATCTTTCGATAATCACAATTAGATTACAGATTCAAATCGCACCATGTTTCGGTTTTAGAAAAAAACCTAAAATGTAAATGATTGCATGTACGGAATCCTACACCTGCTATAACAAATTGCAGTACTTACCTCAACTGAGTTGATTTCGTAAATTTTGCCTTCAGTAAATTCTATGTCCATTGCTTGTATGCAAGCTTCAGCAACCACAAGTCTGCTTACTTCTCCCACCAGATTATCTCCTGTGTCATTTTCCCCCCCAAAAGTGAATCATATAGACAGCttataatttacttaatcatATGTATATGAATCTGTCTCCAAAGCTTTTGCATGACTTAAAATGTCTTTATGACTAGAAGAGCCGGTCATAGCAATTTCACTTGTCAAATTTATGTTGTTGGCAGTTACTATCAAATCTATCATCTTTTCAATGGTGCATAAAAACAGCAGTTGAGATTAAATTTACTTAATCTCTATCATCTTTTCCATGGTGCATAAAAACAGCAGTTGAGATTAAATTTACTTAATCATTGCTAATGGtgcataaaaaaacaaaatgaaaaaatatatcatCTTTTCAAGCAATCACCAACTTGGTAGGAGGAACATCTAAAATAGACGCACACAATGGGAATGTGTGACACTGTGAATGCAAGTTCATTGCCTTGAAACCATAGAGTAAAGCCAAGCTACTATATACCTGCAGTTGAGATTAATTTATCATAAATGGAAAGCCAAAACTCGAACTCTAGATTGCTAATTCATAGAGGATTTCATAACATGTTAAAAGGACTACTCAACCTTGAAGCTAGAAAAAGTACATTAGGGCCTGAAATAATAATTTCTATGAAAATCAAAAGGTTAAAGAgtaataatatttgttttaacAAAAACTGGATCTAAGGAAATAATGCTGAGAAACCAATCTAATTTTTGGTCCAAACTGTAATAGATATTTACAGTTTTTCCCCTTTTTGCTACAAAGGAGGCTGCACGCTATAGAATATGAGAAGGGGTTGCCAATGCTGGGATTTGGACTCCGACTTTTTGTATACCACCTCTTTAGGGGTGGCTGCAAGGCATTTTTACAATCTAACCTAGTGGGAACTCAATttcaacataccttaatcaatcaGAACTTTTTATTGTCTATAATTGCTGTTGAAATACGTTTGACAACTTAATACATAACAGTTTTACTATTTGCGCCACTGGAAAACCTGATTCAACATACCTTGACCAATGACAACTGCACGGCGTTGTCCAGCAGTGGCTTTAAGCAAAGTGTTAAGATCATATGATGTGTAAGGTCCATCTGTCAATCTACCAGCTCTGTGCACAAAAGGGTATTGTTTGGAGAAACATTGAAGTACATCAGCCAAAAGCATACAGACGCACCATTTCATGCTAACAACAGAAAACATTATGATTACGCACGTACCTGATAATGGTAAATGGAAGGCCAGACTCACAAAGAAAATCTTCccctttctttttatattttagaacCCCAAAAAGGTTCATAATGCTGCAAAAATTAATGTAAATGTAAAGTTGATTAGAAGTAGCTGCAAACCAACATCCCTCAGATATTTTGTAGCAAAAACCAGTATTAATAGCTGCACAGCAAGAGCGCCACATTCAATGGTACTAAAATTAAgttcaatcatatcataattgtGATTATTATATATTACTCCTgcattccttttctttttctctcccttTTTCTTGGATGGGGATGGCGAGGGGAGGGGAAGGCATGAAGCTCTTTCACAAAAATCATTCATACAGtagaaataataatggaattgaaGTTtaaagccaaaagaaaacagaCCATTAGTGAACAAAAAACATGTAATGGCATTCACTGTTTGACCATTTGATTGCTAATCAAGACACAATAGCAGTATGATACCGATTGCTAACTATGTGCGTCAGGTTTTGATGAATGGGCAGAAAATTAGTTTCTGGCTCACTGAGCATAACATGCTCCGAGTCCGTGTTCAAATTGGTTGCAACAAAAGTTCAGAATTTACAAGACAAGAGTGCAAATTATCTACGAAAGAAAGCATACTCAATGATGTGGTAGAACTTGGTATTGATCCCTAGTTGATGAGGCTGCAAGTTCAATTTTCCAATATAGAGGCCTTAAATAACATGATTGAACTAAGAGATGATATTTCACAATTTTTTCAGCATGGAATCCGACATGATATCTCTCTGTTTCACTGAATTAGAAGTCCATTTCTTATAATACAGATGGAAAGAAGAAATATTCTGGCTGTCAGTAGAAGTCATAACAC from the Gossypium hirsutum isolate 1008001.06 chromosome D09, Gossypium_hirsutum_v2.1, whole genome shotgun sequence genome contains:
- the LOC107891437 gene encoding protein CHROMATIN REMODELING 5 isoform X6, with amino-acid sequence MNLLYIGRLFRIAFSFIIFCSNPLPCFCIPFIISLLTVKIRFKLPGTLVSRGNNGGDFFGGSVLLLKICSMAIMKDKDWDGEDSEEEDNSDGDVDISDEEDSYYRKKPKGVQHVKVGLNVKPSKERKYTNRQRRGKSSFDENECSAEDSDSESVHDFKSIARRGGNHRISSARSNTFTSMGRNSEVRTSSRSVRKVSYVESEGSEEIEEVKKKKTLKDEAEEEDGDSIEKVLWHQPKGMADDAIRNNRSTEPVLLSHLFDSEPDWNEMEFLIKWKGQSHLHCQWKPFFELQNLSGFKKVLNYTKKVMDDAKYRKALSREEIEVNDVSKEMDLDLIKQNSQVERVIVDRISKDASGNVMSEYLVKWQGLSYAEATWEKDIDITFAQDAIDEYKARDAAMAVQGKIVDHQRKKGKASLRKLDEQPERLRGGKLRDYQLEGLNFLVNSWRNDTNVILADEMGLGKTVQSVSMLGFLQNAQQIPGPFLVVVPLSTLSNWSKEFKKWLPDMNVIVYVGTRASREVCQQYEFYNDKKIGRPIKFNTLLTTFEVVLKDKAVLSKIKWNYLMVDEAHRLKNSEAQLYTTLSEFSTKNKLLITGTPLQNSVEELWALLHFLDPHKFESKDDFVQNYKNLSTFNENELANLHMELRPHILRRVIKDVEKSLPPKIERILRVEMSPLQKQYYRWILERNFHDLNKGVRGNQVSLLNIVVELKKCCNHPFLFESADHGYGGDTSMNDISKLERIILSSGKLVILDKLLTRLHETKHRVLVFSQMVRMLDILAEYLLLRGFQFQRLDGSTKAELRQQAMDHFNAPGSDDFCFLLSTRAGGLGINLATADTVIIFDSDWNPQNDLQAMSRAHRIGQREVVNIFRFVTSKSVEEDILERAKKKMVLDHLVIQKLNAEGRLERKETKKGSHFDKNELSAILRFGAEELFKEDRNDEESKKRLLGMDIDEILERAEKVEEKVGEEEGNELLSAFKVANFCNAEDDGTFWSRWIKPDAIAQAEDALAPRAARNTKSYAETSQPERSNKRKKKGSDSQELQERVQKHRKAEYSAPLAPMIEGATAQVRGWSYGNLPKRDALRFSRAVMKFGNENQITLIAEEVGGAVAAAPIDAQIELFQALVEGCREAVEVGNAEPKGPLLDFFGVPVKANDLFNRVQELQLLAKRISRYEDPIRQFRVLMYLKPSNWSKGCGWNQTVDDARLLLGIHYHGFGNWERIRLDERLGLTKKIAPAELQHHETFLPRAPNLKERANALLEMEVAAIGGGKTASTKAGRKASKKEKQNTLKVSISRGRDTKGKPGSPKVGFKMSRDRHKRPQKVELVKEEGEMSDNEGVYEHFKEVKWMEWCEDVMIDEIKTLRRLQRLQTTSADLPKDKVLSKIRNYLQLLGRKIDEIVLEHEDELYRQDRMTMRLWNYVSTFSNLSGERLHQIYSKLKQEREEEGGDGPSRINGAIPGHVDRDGDPNYPPFSHSVEKQRGYKNAVAYQTSQPIHKGIDAAKFEAWKRRRRAEGDIHPQLQPSAQRPTNNGIQLVDPNSLGILGAGPSDKCLVNNERPYRMH